A stretch of the Victivallis lenta genome encodes the following:
- a CDS encoding acetylxylan esterase: protein MKLLYGMTALAVLGGATLQAEVPELLELVPEAKGYELIAKLNPTRWGADGYQVDRTEALDGKLKRVGYLLKLTDRSGKMSWVFTAMDPFAETLAAVAVPSPGGSISQTYVNNLEVSSNVEGVKTGRFDRGNVEFWGNDYGAGNAKQIPGASDSQYDFGDSVSGGGTYGSMQVHNFQEKQTVFAFNHLGQNQNCDLGIGSSPQGHPDWTFTASGKNYSDAELYVVGQFDDLKIREVITLNPARTRVTGVTDKDPLSYAPGEEMTFTITADLMGQQPTVPYFLAWSRTGDDGKSDRGKVEVSGEPLVIKTSIDKPGFVRIIARLVDRNGAPLRAKNMWGGSMDISFEGGAGVQPEKLVAGAEEPKDFDAFWQKQKERLAAVPMKFKMEKQPTSTPEVDVYEVTVDCAGPRPVTGYLTIPAGAEAKSLPAQANYQGYGVSRQTPPSGGSKDRIVFHVNAHGFKLNQPKEYYDNFTNEIKSNGQIYAFDPKQNSNPETAYFNGMAMRVMRSLEFLKSLPQWDGKNLTAAGGSQGGLQTVWAAGLDPDVTLAKPDIPWCSDMKGDSKGRIRGWFPPYVDALGYYDTINHAKRIKCPVEITRAGLGDYTCPPSGVAILYNNIKSPKKIRWFQGSTHGYVPPNPQIIEQTGR from the coding sequence ATGAAACTGTTGTACGGCATGACGGCGCTGGCGGTTCTCGGCGGCGCGACGCTCCAGGCGGAAGTTCCCGAGCTTCTCGAATTGGTTCCGGAGGCGAAAGGGTACGAGCTCATCGCAAAGCTGAACCCGACCAGATGGGGCGCCGACGGCTATCAGGTCGACCGCACCGAAGCGCTGGACGGCAAGCTCAAGCGGGTCGGCTACCTGCTGAAGCTCACCGACCGGAGCGGAAAAATGAGCTGGGTATTCACTGCCATGGACCCGTTTGCGGAGACGCTTGCGGCCGTCGCGGTGCCCTCGCCCGGCGGCAGCATCAGCCAGACTTATGTGAACAATCTCGAGGTCTCCTCCAATGTCGAAGGGGTCAAGACCGGCAGGTTCGACCGGGGAAATGTTGAATTCTGGGGCAACGACTACGGCGCCGGGAATGCGAAGCAGATTCCGGGCGCCAGCGATTCGCAGTACGATTTCGGCGACTCGGTTTCGGGCGGCGGCACCTACGGCTCGATGCAGGTGCACAATTTCCAGGAGAAGCAGACTGTCTTCGCCTTCAACCACCTGGGACAGAACCAGAACTGCGACCTCGGCATCGGCAGCAGTCCGCAGGGGCATCCGGACTGGACCTTCACGGCCTCCGGCAAAAATTACAGCGACGCCGAGCTCTATGTCGTCGGGCAGTTTGACGACTTGAAGATCAGGGAGGTCATCACCCTGAATCCGGCCCGGACCCGGGTCACCGGCGTGACCGACAAGGACCCGCTCAGCTATGCGCCCGGCGAGGAGATGACCTTCACCATCACCGCCGACCTGATGGGGCAGCAGCCGACCGTGCCGTATTTCCTCGCATGGTCGCGCACCGGCGACGACGGCAAAAGCGACAGAGGGAAGGTTGAAGTTTCCGGCGAACCGCTTGTGATCAAAACCTCGATCGACAAGCCCGGGTTCGTCCGTATCATCGCCCGTCTCGTGGATCGGAACGGCGCGCCGCTGCGCGCGAAGAACATGTGGGGCGGCAGCATGGATATCTCCTTTGAGGGCGGCGCCGGCGTGCAGCCCGAAAAGCTGGTTGCGGGGGCGGAGGAACCGAAGGATTTCGACGCTTTCTGGCAGAAGCAGAAGGAGCGTCTCGCCGCGGTTCCGATGAAGTTCAAAATGGAGAAGCAGCCGACTTCGACTCCGGAGGTCGATGTCTACGAGGTCACCGTCGACTGTGCCGGGCCGCGCCCGGTCACCGGTTATCTGACCATTCCGGCCGGCGCGGAGGCAAAATCGCTGCCGGCCCAGGCCAACTATCAGGGGTACGGCGTTTCGCGGCAGACTCCGCCTTCCGGCGGGAGCAAAGACAGGATCGTCTTCCACGTGAATGCGCACGGCTTCAAGCTGAACCAGCCGAAGGAATATTACGACAACTTCACGAACGAGATCAAGTCGAACGGGCAGATTTATGCGTTCGACCCGAAGCAGAATTCGAATCCGGAAACCGCTTACTTCAACGGGATGGCGATGCGGGTCATGCGTTCGCTCGAGTTTCTGAAGTCTCTGCCGCAGTGGGACGGGAAAAACCTCACGGCAGCGGGCGGCAGCCAGGGCGGACTGCAAACCGTCTGGGCGGCCGGGCTTGATCCGGACGTCACGCTTGCGAAGCCGGATATTCCGTGGTGCAGCGATATGAAGGGCGACTCGAAGGGGCGTATTCGCGGCTGGTTCCCGCCGTACGTCGACGCGCTCGGCTATTACGACACGATCAACCACGCGAAGCGGATCAAATGCCCGGTGGAGATCACGCGGGCGGGATTGGGCGACTATACGTGTCCGCCCTCCGGCGTGGCGATTCTCTACAACAACATCAAGTCACCGAAGAAGATCCGCTGGTTCCAGGGGTCGACGCACGGTTACGTGCCGCCGAATCCGCAGATCATCGAGCAGACGGGCAGGTAA
- a CDS encoding DUF1559 domain-containing protein gives MNSLRRQSMAGRREYTLTELLAVMLIVLILAALLLPAVSRARENARRSHCRSNQALFGTAVQFYANDWNDYLPYYIIEDKHASYSTEFRFFWELLKGYLPVGGIYYPDQYNPPVPGPYPGGVPRAMACPSAVMSYDGCRSALKEKNLYLARPTRAGSYQTVLLARFVLPGNVVHDGGIRVGSIRSPGSYFIVEDTGFNDRTDDREYPYWRYGGFVDGRYFWGHGRYYNVAFLDGHVRAFRRKRRRLEWQAEFTRDFSE, from the coding sequence GTGAATTCATTGCGGCGGCAAAGCATGGCCGGACGGCGGGAGTATACGCTCACGGAGCTGCTGGCCGTCATGCTGATCGTTCTGATCCTGGCCGCGCTGCTGCTGCCGGCGGTCAGCCGCGCCCGGGAAAATGCGCGTCGCAGCCACTGCCGCTCGAACCAGGCCCTGTTCGGGACGGCGGTCCAATTTTACGCCAACGACTGGAATGACTATCTGCCCTACTATATCATCGAAGACAAACATGCTTCGTATTCGACTGAATTCCGCTTTTTCTGGGAGCTGCTGAAGGGATATCTGCCGGTCGGCGGGATTTATTATCCGGATCAGTACAATCCGCCCGTGCCCGGGCCGTATCCGGGAGGAGTGCCGCGCGCGATGGCCTGTCCCTCAGCGGTGATGAGTTACGACGGCTGCCGCTCCGCGCTGAAGGAGAAGAATCTCTATCTCGCCCGCCCGACCCGGGCAGGTTCCTACCAGACCGTGCTGCTGGCCCGTTTCGTGCTGCCGGGCAATGTCGTTCACGACGGCGGAATCCGTGTCGGCAGCATCCGTTCCCCCGGCTCGTATTTCATCGTCGAGGATACCGGTTTCAACGACCGTACCGACGACCGTGAATATCCGTACTGGCGCTACGGCGGATTCGTCGACGGCCGCTATTTCTGGGGACACGGCAGATATTACAATGTCGCATTTCTCGACGGCCATGTGCGGGCATTCCGGCGCAAGCGGAGGCGGCTCGAGTGGCAGGCGGAATTCACGCGAGATTTTTCGGAATAA
- a CDS encoding MFS transporter: MNDAILTMEAADDPLKAEAVPGPCPPAASDPKRPYTVGTLRYSLGEVIVVSAWVILGGTVFGMLGSLVPTLLPLTLEHFGASGALIGLVVGSVPAAMNFVMNPILSTASDRTRTRRGRRIPYLLFATPFVTFFLILIGWISPITGYVHANLFPEADINTLGVLLICIFSVVFQFFNLIVGSIYYYIFADVIPHRFIGRFMAALNLAGTAGGFLFNFFVMPYIIDYAPAVFTGIGLLYLVCFLLMCFFVKEGEYPPPKTVRRPEGPLLKRPAEWIGIYFRQCYRHWFFTFLFLGTALNNASTVCRSTFNLLFATRELQMTAGQFGKVMAAGAVVSAGVVVLTGFLMDRLHPLRVFVASGVIVVAANVWGYFGVVDYPTFFVVGIAISVVYAVQFVSNGPVFIELFPPDKFGQFSSANAMMNSILLIFANYFGGVAIDRFGYRFIFIWDTIFTVAATLALLFVYVRWKQLGGPRHYAPPPTD, translated from the coding sequence ATGAACGACGCCATTCTGACGATGGAGGCGGCCGACGACCCCTTGAAGGCGGAGGCCGTTCCCGGCCCCTGCCCGCCCGCCGCCTCCGACCCGAAGCGGCCGTACACGGTCGGCACGCTGCGCTACTCGCTCGGCGAAGTGATCGTGGTATCGGCCTGGGTGATCCTCGGCGGCACCGTGTTCGGGATGCTGGGCAGCCTGGTCCCGACGCTGCTGCCGCTGACGCTGGAGCATTTCGGCGCTTCCGGCGCGTTGATCGGCCTGGTGGTCGGCAGCGTGCCGGCGGCGATGAATTTCGTGATGAACCCGATCCTCTCCACGGCCAGCGACCGGACCCGGACGCGCCGGGGCAGGCGGATTCCGTACCTGCTCTTCGCAACGCCGTTCGTGACGTTTTTCCTGATCCTGATCGGATGGATTTCGCCGATCACCGGGTACGTACATGCGAACCTCTTTCCCGAAGCGGACATCAATACGCTCGGCGTGTTGCTGATCTGCATATTTTCGGTGGTGTTCCAGTTCTTCAACCTGATCGTCGGATCGATCTACTACTACATCTTCGCAGATGTGATTCCGCACCGGTTCATCGGGCGTTTCATGGCGGCACTGAACCTGGCCGGAACCGCCGGAGGATTCCTGTTCAACTTTTTCGTGATGCCGTATATCATCGACTATGCTCCGGCGGTTTTCACCGGCATCGGGCTGCTGTATCTGGTCTGCTTTCTGCTGATGTGCTTTTTTGTGAAGGAGGGAGAATATCCGCCGCCCAAAACGGTGCGGCGGCCGGAGGGCCCGCTGCTGAAACGGCCGGCGGAGTGGATCGGCATCTATTTCCGGCAGTGCTACCGCCACTGGTTCTTCACGTTCCTGTTCCTCGGAACCGCACTGAACAACGCCTCGACGGTCTGCCGCAGCACCTTCAATCTGCTGTTTGCAACCAGGGAGCTGCAGATGACCGCCGGACAGTTCGGCAAGGTGATGGCGGCGGGAGCGGTCGTATCGGCCGGCGTGGTGGTGCTGACCGGTTTCCTGATGGACCGGCTGCACCCGCTGCGGGTCTTCGTCGCAAGCGGCGTCATTGTGGTCGCCGCAAACGTGTGGGGCTATTTCGGCGTGGTGGACTACCCGACTTTTTTTGTGGTCGGAATCGCCATTTCCGTGGTGTATGCGGTGCAGTTCGTCAGCAACGGCCCGGTGTTCATCGAACTTTTCCCGCCGGATAAATTCGGTCAGTTCAGCAGTGCGAATGCGATGATGAACAGCATCCTGCTGATCTTTGCGAACTACTTCGGCGGCGTGGCGATCGACCGTTTCGGCTACCGCTTCATCTTCATCTGGGATACGATTTTCACGGTGGCCGCGACGCTGGCGCTGCTTTTCGTCTACGTCCGCTGGAAACAGCTCGGCGGCCCCCGGCATTACGCGCCGCCGCCCACCGACTGA
- a CDS encoding type II secretion system protein, with translation MKRNFTLIELLIVIAIITILAAMLLPALNKARERAQSISCLSNIKQIFMPATMYQADNDDYCLGRVAALPAARNGLNAGDTVSWSVYLNAAYGFSPKSFLCPTEPLAAWWEHDPMYPDQNSIAIGLNMSTFGYQWEAKDDRGTMHKLSSILNFVRQEGRGLPLYFADTPPGTISDQYNGEFFQPGSCSEGAFHIPGLEASSWYPMAARHSGVSVNAGLLDGSARNMTRQALMADKKQYLCGPQQWNGNFYYK, from the coding sequence ATCGTGATCGCGATTATCACAATTCTGGCCGCGATGCTGCTGCCCGCCCTGAACAAAGCGCGCGAAAGGGCGCAGTCGATTTCATGCCTCAGCAATATCAAGCAGATTTTCATGCCGGCCACCATGTATCAGGCGGACAACGACGATTACTGTCTCGGCCGGGTGGCCGCGCTGCCGGCCGCCCGGAACGGCCTGAATGCCGGCGACACCGTCAGCTGGTCAGTCTACCTGAACGCGGCTTACGGATTCAGCCCGAAGTCCTTCCTGTGCCCCACGGAGCCGCTGGCGGCATGGTGGGAACACGACCCGATGTACCCCGATCAGAACAGCATCGCGATCGGCCTGAACATGTCCACCTTCGGCTACCAGTGGGAGGCGAAGGACGACAGAGGCACCATGCACAAGCTGTCGAGCATCCTGAATTTCGTCCGGCAGGAGGGGCGCGGGCTGCCGCTCTACTTCGCGGATACGCCGCCGGGGACGATCAGCGACCAGTACAACGGGGAGTTTTTCCAGCCCGGCTCGTGCAGCGAAGGCGCATTCCACATCCCCGGCCTGGAAGCGAGCAGCTGGTACCCGATGGCGGCGCGGCACAGCGGCGTCTCGGTGAACGCCGGACTGCTCGACGGCAGCGCCCGGAATATGACGCGGCAGGCGCTGATGGCCGACAAGAAGCAGTATCTCTGCGGTCCGCAGCAGTGGAACGGCAATTTTTACTACAAATAA